The genomic region ATCTATATTTTTAGATAAAACAATTTGAATATTTTTAATGGTAGATCCATCGTTTAATGCAATAAAAATAGAATTACGAAAAAAACGTATCCATCCCTCAACTAAAACTTTTTTTTCTAAAAAAAAATTACCATTATTCAACAATTCTTTAATCGAATATTTTTTTATCATAAAATATACAGATTTTTATATTTTTAAAATTTCTTTTTCTTTATAAAGAAAAAGATTATCCATATTTTGAATATATTCAATCGTTATTTTTTGTATACTGTTTTCTCCTGATTTAGATAAATCTTGGGCCAATTTTAATTTTTTTATGGATTGATTATTTTTTTTTCGTATTATTCTTACGTATATTTTTGCCTGTTCTATTTGTTTTTTTATTTTTTTTATCAAATTTTTTCTTCCTTCTTCTGTAATAATAGGAATATTAATTTGAATATAGTCTCCTTTATTAGTAGGCATAATTCCTAAATTAGTATCTATAATGGCTTTATCTATATGTGAAATAAGAGACCGATCCCAAGGTTGAATTGTTAGAGTCATATTATCTACAATATTAATATTAGCTACTTCTATTAAAGGTAAAAAAGTCCCATAACACTTTATTTTTATTTTTTCTAAAAAGGTAAGAATGGATTTACTTCCTAAATGAATAGGATAAATTTCCTCTTGTAATTTTTTTAAAATTATTTTCATGTCTTTTTTACAAGAAGAAAAAATTTTATTTAATTCATCCATAATTTTTTATTATTTTTTAGAAACTAAGGTACCTATTTCTTCTCCGGAAATTACTTTTTTAAAATTACCTTTTCTATTGATATCAAAAATAATAATGGGTAAATTATTTTCATTTCCTAAAATAAAAGCGGTTTGATCCATCACTTTTATTCCCATTTGATAAGCCATATCAAAGGATATTTTTTTTAATTTTTTAGCATATTTATCTTTTTCCGGATCTTTAGTATAGACTCCATCAACTCTAGTTCCTTTTAATAAAACATCAGCCTTTATTTCTATAGCACGTAATACAGCTGCTGTATCTGTAGTAAAATAAGGATTTCCTAATCCTGCTACAAATATAACTACTCTGCCTTTTTCTAAATGATGAATAGCTTTATCCTTGACAAAAGGTTCCGCAATTTGATCCATTCTAATAGCTGTTTGTATAGAGGTACATATTCCTATATTTTCTAAGTAAGATTGTAGTGCAATTCCATTTATAACAGTAGCTAGCATTCCCATATAATCTCCACCTATACGATCTATTGTACTATTTAACCTAGAATAACCTCTAAATATATTTCCTCCACCAATAACTATAGCCACTTGGCCCCCCATATCTACAACTTTTTTTACCTCTTCGGCATGTTGTTGAAGACGAGTAGAATGAAGTCCAAAATTCTTATTTCCCATAAGAGATTCTCCACTTAATTTTAATAATGATCTTTTGTACTTCATGGAAAAATTCCTAACTTTTCATAAGAATCTATGATTTTATTTATGGAAAGGACAAAAGCAGATGTCCGCATAGTTTCTATTTTTAATGTTTTTTTTAAATCATGAATTTTATGAAATCCACTAATCATTGTATCTTCTAACCCACTACGTACTAAATCTATTTCTCTTGGTCCTCTTAAAATATTTTTTTTTTCTTCTTTTGGAATTTTTTTATGAGAAATCGTTTCAATAACCTGTAAAAGGTCAAAATTCATATTTTCATTAAATCTTTTTTCCATACGACCATAACGTACATGACTTAAGTTTTTTAACCATTCAAAATAAGAAACTGTCACTCCTCCAGCATTTAAATAAATATCTGGAACTATAATTACCCCCATTTTTTCTAATATTTCATCCGCTTCAGGAGTTACCGGACCATTTGCAGCTTCTCCAATAATTTTTGCTTTAATACGATTAGCATTATTCTTATGTATAACATTTTCTAATGCAGCAGGTATTAGGATATCACATTCTAATTCTAATGCTTTTTCTGTATTTTTAATATTTTTTGATTCTGGAAAATTTAATATGGATCCAGTATTTTTTAAATGTAGTATCACTTTAGATACATTCAATCCTTTTTTATTGTAAATTGCCCCCTCTCTTTCTGCTAAAGCCACAATAATAGCACCTGATTCATGAAAAAAATTAGCGGCATGATAACCTACATTTCCTAAACCTTGTATTATAACTTTTTTTCCATCTAATCCTAAATCCAGACCAATAGAAAACATATATTCTTTCATACAACATAATTCTCTAATTCCGTAAAAAACTCCTAATCCAGTTGCTTCTTTTCGCCCTCTAACACCTCCTTGAGAAATAGGTTTTCCAGTTACACAGGCTAAGGCATCTACTTCTCCAGGAAGTATAGATAAAAAAGTATCAAAAATCCAGCTCATTTCTCTTTCTCCAGTTCCATAATCAGGAGCTGGAACATCAATTCCTGGACCTATAAAATTTTTTTTAATTAATTCAGAAGTATAACGACGTGTAATCTTTTCTATATTTTCTACAGAAATATTTTGTGGATCTATTTTAATTCCACCTTTAGATCCACCAAAAGGGACATCTACAATAGCACATTTATATGTCATAAGTGCAGCTAAAGTCATAATTTCATCTTGATTTACTTTTATACTATATCTGATACCTCCTTTACAGGGTAATTTATGATGAGAGTGTTGGACTCTATAGGCTTCAATAACTTTGATTTTTTTTCCTATTTTTACAGGAAAGTGCATACGATATACAGCATTACAATATTTAATTTGTTCTAAAAGTCCTTTTTCAATAGAAATAAATCGTGCTGCTTTATCAAAATTTTTTTCTATACAACTAAAAAAACTATTATATGTACCAGCTTTACTTTTATTTTTTTTTGACATAAAAAAATTTTTACACATTTTTAAATATAAAATGAAAAAATTCAAAAAAAAATGCTGTAATTAAATACAAATCTACGTATTATGTTGAAATATTTTTTAAATATACAAAATATCTATTTGAATAGAGATTATTTTAATTTTTAATTAAAAAACTGATATTTAATTAAATAAATAAAATATTTATTATTTTGTATTGAATAATAATTACTCGTTTTAATACTTTTTCTTTTAAAAAAAATATAGTTTTAGGATGATTTAAAATGTTTTGTTTTATTTTTTCTATTGTTAGATTTGAATCAAAAATCTCTTTAAATTTTAATTTTCCATTAAACATAATTGGATATGTAATTTTTTTTTCTATAAGATATTTTGGATTAAAAATAGGTATAGGTGAAAATAAAATAGATTTTTTATTTCCTAATTTTTTCCAAATTTCTTCAGATATATGAGGAGAAAATGGAGCCATTAATTTCACTAAAGGTTCCAATATTTTTATTTTATTACATTTTAAAATAGTTAATTTATTAACAATCATCATTAAATAACTAATAGATGTATTAAAAGAGAAAGATTCTATTCTTTCTTTTAATTTTTTAATTGTGTAATGTAAAATTTTTAATTCCTTAAATGTTGGAGATAAATTACTAATTTGAAATACTCCATTTTTATGGAATAAACGCCAAAATTTATTTATAAATTTTTTTATTCCAATAATTTTTTGATCATTCCAAGGTTTAGATAATGTAATTGGTCCTAAAAACATTTCATAAATACGAAAAATATCTGATCCATATTTATCAGAAATATGATCTGGATTAATAATATTATATTTAGATTTGGACATTTTTTCTAATTTTCTTTTACAAAAAAAAATTCCTTTTTCTAAAATAAATTTGGAATTGGAAAATTCAGGATTCCATTTTTTCAATTTATTTATATTTAATTCGTTATTATGATTTATTAGAGAAATATCTACATATATTTCTTGAAATGATAGACTATTTTTATTTTTTAATAACCCATAGGAAACAAATATATTTTTTCCAATAATTTTTAATATCATAGCAGAGTGAATAAGGATCATTCCTTGATTTAATATTTTATGAAAAGGTTCTTCGGTTTTTATCCATCCTCTATCTTTCAGAAATTTATGCCAAAATCTTGCATAAATTAAGTGACCTGTAGAATGCTCCGATCCCCCAATATATAGATCTATATTTTTCCAATAATTCTCTTTTTTATTGTCCAAAAAAAAATTTGGATTATGTCCATCCATATAACGAAGAAAATACCAACTAGATCCCGCCCAACATGGCATAGTACTAGTTTCTATTGGAAATACATATTTATTATCAATAAGAGTATTTGAAACAATTTTCATATTTTTTTCGTCCCAAGCCCAATTTTTTACTCTCATTAATGGAGATTTTCCGTTTTTTGGATGATAATTT from Blattabacterium sp. (Cryptocercus punctulatus) str. Cpu harbors:
- a CDS encoding ribosome-recycling factor, translated to MDELNKIFSSCKKDMKIILKKLQEEIYPIHLGSKSILTFLEKIKIKCYGTFLPLIEVANINIVDNMTLTIQPWDRSLISHIDKAIIDTNLGIMPTNKGDYIQINIPIITEEGRKNLIKKIKKQIEQAKIYVRIIRKKNNQSIKKLKLAQDLSKSGENSIQKITIEYIQNMDNLFLYKEKEILKI
- the pyrH gene encoding UMP kinase, with product MKYKRSLLKLSGESLMGNKNFGLHSTRLQQHAEEVKKVVDMGGQVAIVIGGGNIFRGYSRLNSTIDRIGGDYMGMLATVINGIALQSYLENIGICTSIQTAIRMDQIAEPFVKDKAIHHLEKGRVVIFVAGLGNPYFTTDTAAVLRAIEIKADVLLKGTRVDGVYTKDPEKDKYAKKLKKISFDMAYQMGIKVMDQTAFILGNENNLPIIIFDINRKGNFKKVISGEEIGTLVSKK
- a CDS encoding Glu/Leu/Phe/Val dehydrogenase is translated as MSKKNKSKAGTYNSFFSCIEKNFDKAARFISIEKGLLEQIKYCNAVYRMHFPVKIGKKIKVIEAYRVQHSHHKLPCKGGIRYSIKVNQDEIMTLAALMTYKCAIVDVPFGGSKGGIKIDPQNISVENIEKITRRYTSELIKKNFIGPGIDVPAPDYGTGEREMSWIFDTFLSILPGEVDALACVTGKPISQGGVRGRKEATGLGVFYGIRELCCMKEYMFSIGLDLGLDGKKVIIQGLGNVGYHAANFFHESGAIIVALAEREGAIYNKKGLNVSKVILHLKNTGSILNFPESKNIKNTEKALELECDILIPAALENVIHKNNANRIKAKIIGEAANGPVTPEADEILEKMGVIIVPDIYLNAGGVTVSYFEWLKNLSHVRYGRMEKRFNENMNFDLLQVIETISHKKIPKEEKKNILRGPREIDLVRSGLEDTMISGFHKIHDLKKTLKIETMRTSAFVLSINKIIDSYEKLGIFP